In Clarias gariepinus isolate MV-2021 ecotype Netherlands chromosome 9, CGAR_prim_01v2, whole genome shotgun sequence, a single window of DNA contains:
- the LOC128529740 gene encoding beta-1,3-galactosyl-O-glycosyl-glycoprotein beta-1,6-N-acetylglucosaminyltransferase-like — protein sequence MTMASIITRVRRSWMLLSFGAWMCVLLIFASLMVKKKPKMNYTSLMFSDDETLEDECDCKKILQGDIDEIRHAKILAITKSFKTTTQITDEQYVKQAEDCKEFLKTRKYFRFPLSEEEEAFPVAYAIVIHHKVQNFERLLRSVYSPQNFYCIHVDKKTKESTRRAVSAIVSCLDNVFLSSQSEQVIYASWSRVQADINCMKDLYKVSSQWKYFINLCGQDFPIKTNLEIVRALKALAGFNSLETYITPPNKVNRWKKRHQVINGGIQATNQVKTQPPFGIKVFSGGAYIVVSRDFVRYVIEDPKAQVLMSWFNDTYSPDELIWATMQRIPGVPGFLRAHPKFDVTDIYSISRLVKWAAHEGGFDAVYPPCQGIHVRDICVYGVGDLQWMVEQHHLFANKFDTDFDPIAIRCLEKYLRHKALKNFF from the coding sequence ATGACGATGGCTTCAATAATCACCAGAGTGAGAAGGTCCTGGATGCTGCTGTCCTTTGGAGCTTGGATGTGTGTCCTTTTGATCTTTGCATCTCTGATGGTCAAGAAAAAGCCAAAGATGAATTACACGTCCCTGATGTTTAGTGATGATGAGACTCTAGAGGATGAGTGCGATTGCAAGAAAATTTTACAAGGAGACATTGATGAAATTAGACACGCTAAGATTCTGGCAATCACAAAGAGCTTTAAGACCACAACACAGATCACTGATGAACAATATGTCAAGCAGGCTGAAGACTGCAAAGAATTTCTAAAGACTCGGAAGTACTTCCGTTTCCCACTGAGTGAGGAGGAAGAGGCATTCCCAGTGGCATACGCAATTGTCATTCACCACAAGGTGCAGAATTTCGAACGACTTCTCAGATCTGTATACAGTCCTCAGAATTTCTACTGCATCCATGTGGACAAAAAAACCAAAGAGTCCACTAGGAGGGCAGTCAGCGCCATCGTCTCTTGCCTAGATAACGTTTTCCTTTCAAGTCAGTCTGAACAGGTAATCTACGCCAGTTGGAGTCGCGTCCAGGCTGATATCAATTGCATGAAGGATCTTTACAAGGTCAGCAGTCAGTGGAAGTACTTCATCAACTTGTGTGGACAGGACTTCCCCATCAAAACTAACCTAGAGATAGTGCGTGCTCTTAAGGCACTAGCTGGTTTCAACAGCCTGGAGACTTATATCACACCTCCTAATAAGGTGAACAGATGGAAAAAAAGACACCAAGTGATAAATGGTGGAATCCAGGCAACCAACCAGGTGAAAACTCAGCCACCCTTTGGCATAAAGGTATTCTCAGGAGGTGCGTACATAGTGGTGAGTCGTGATTTTGTGCGTTATGTGATCGAGGACCCTAAAGCTCAGGTGCTGATGTCATGGTTTAATGATACATACAGCCCGGATGAATTGATTTGGGCTACAATGCAGCGGATCCCTGGTGTTCCTGGGTTTCTCCGTGCACACCCCAAATTTGACGTCACAGACATTTACAGCATCTCTCGGCTAGTCAAATGGGCAGCACATGAGGGGGGATTTGATGCAGTGTACCCTCCCTGTCAGGGTATTCATGTTCGGGATATTTGTGTATACGGGGTTGGGGATCTGCAGTGGATGGTAGAGCAACACCATTTATTTGCTAACAAGTTTGACACAGATTTTGACCCAATTGCCATCCGATGCTTAGAGAAGTACCTCAGACACAAAGcactaaaaaactttttttaa
- the foxb2 gene encoding forkhead box protein B2, with amino-acid sequence MPRPGKNSYSDQKPPYSYISLTAMAIQNSSEKMLPLSDIYKFIMDRFPYYRENTQRWQNSLRHNLSFNDCFIKIPRRPDQPGKGSFWALHPDCGDMFENGSFLRRRKRFKVLRMEHSACKSAPILHPYHPHAQHHHPHHAHQHANKLSMGHPDYLGTVGRLSHFQSYALGGGQSGGFKHPFAIESLIGRDYKGVMAGGLPIASVMHHLGYSVPSVVNSVWPHVGVLSESTPVSSEYPPFGVAVKGLYHHTGSPNMPAVPVPIKPTPTLGAVPSLSGLTPGSAQLCTRMDREATDLMEDKTGALHPSLLQS; translated from the coding sequence ATGCCTCGGCCAGGCAAGAACTCCTACAGCGACCAGAAACCTCCTTACTCGTACATCTCTCTGACTGCCATGGCCATCCAGAACTCCTCAGAGAAGATGCTCCCTCTCAGCGACATCTACAAATTCATCATGGACCGCTTCCCGTACTACCGTGAGAACACACAGCGCTGGCAGAACTCGCTCCGCCACAACCTCTCCTTCAACGACTGCTTCATCAAGATCCCTCGGCGCCCAGACCAGCCTGGCAAGGGCAGTTTTTGGGCGCTGCACCCGGACTGCGGTGACATGTTTGAGAACGGCAGCTTCCTGCGTCGCCGCAAGCGCTTCAAGGTGCTTCGTATGGAGCACAGCGCCTGCAAGAGTGCTCCCATCCTTCACCCGTACCACCCTCACGCCCAGCATCATCACCCACATCATGCGCACCAGCATGCCAACAAACTCAGTATGGGGCATCCAGACTACCTGGGCACCGTTGGGCGCTTGTCCCACTTCCAGAGCTACGCTTTGGGGGGTGGGCAAAGCGGAGGCTTCAAACACCCATTTGCAATCGAGAGCCTGATCGGACGAGACTACAAGGGGGTGATGGCAGGTGGGCTGCCCATCGCCTCTGTCATGCATCACCTGGGCTACTCGGTACCCAGTGTGGTTAACTCTGTGTGGCCACACGTAGGTGTGCTCTCTGAATCAACCCCTGTCTCATCTGAGTATCCACCATTTGGGGTGGCAGTCAAGGGGTTGTACCACCACACAGGAAGCCCTAACATGCCTGCTGTGCCTGTTCCCATTAAGCCCACGCCGACACTAGGTGCTGTGCCATCTCTGAGTGGCCTGACACCAGGGTCAGCTCAGCTCTGCACCCGGATGGACAGAGAAGCAACAGATCTGATGGAGGACAAAACCGGAGCGCTTCATCCCTCTCTGCTGCAGTCCTGA
- the rfk gene encoding riboflavin kinase, translated as MRCLPYFCRGPVVRGFGRGSKELGIPTANFPESVVDSLPADINTGIYFGWARVDNGDIHKMVMSIGWNPYYKNIKKSMETHLIHKFKEDFYGQMLSVIMVGYIRPERGFKSLEELITAIHSDIEEAKRLLDLPEHVKLKEDNFFRTSISTTTNQILNGH; from the exons ATGAGGTGTTTGCCGTATTTCTGCCGAGGACCAGTGGTTCGAGGATTTGGACGAGGAAGCAAAGAGCTAGGAATCCCAACAG CAAACTTCCCAGAGTCTGTAGTGGACAGTCTGCCTGCTGATATTAACACTGGCATCTATTTCGGCTGGGCACGCGTGGACAACGGGGACATCCACAAGATGGTGATGAGCATTGGTTGGAACCCCTactataaaaacattaaaaaatccatG GAAACGCATTTGATCCACAAGTTTAAGGAGGATTTCTACGGCCAGATGCTAAGTGTCATCATGGTGGGCTACATTCGCCCAGAAAGAGGATTCAAATCactag AGGAACTTATTACAGCGATTCACAGCGATATCGAAGAGGCAAAAAGATTGTTGGACCTGCCTGAGCACGTGAAACTAAAAGAAGACAACTTTTTTAGGACGTCTATATCCACAACGACCAATCAGATCTTGAACGGTCACTAA